A genomic region of Gossypium hirsutum isolate 1008001.06 chromosome D01, Gossypium_hirsutum_v2.1, whole genome shotgun sequence contains the following coding sequences:
- the LOC107921205 gene encoding auxin-responsive protein SAUR50, with amino-acid sequence MRMAISRKSNKLAQTAMIKQILKRCSSLGKKQSYGDEQGLPLDVPKGHFVVYVGENRSRYIVPISFLTRPEFQSLLHQAEEEFGFDHDMGLTIPCEEVLFQSLTSMLR; translated from the coding sequence ATGAGAATGGCTATCAGCAGGAAATCAAACAAATTGGCACAAACAGCAATGATAAAGCAAATCCTGAAAAGATGTTCCAGCTTAGGGAAGAAACAAAGCTACGGTGATGAACAAGGACTCCCTTTGGATGTCCCGAAAGGTCATTTTGTGGTATATGTTGGTGAAAACAGAAGCAGATATATAGTTCCCATCTCCTTTTTGACCCGACCCGAGTTTCAAAGCTTGCTTCATCAGGCTGAAGAAGAATTCGGGTTTGATCACGACATGGGCCTCACCATTCCTTGTGAAGAAGTTCTTTTCCAGTCTCTAACGTCCATGCTCAGATAA